One segment of Spiroplasma kunkelii CR2-3x DNA contains the following:
- the ffh gene encoding signal recognition particle protein, with product MIGDFLANRLKKSIEKNMKKSTLTTDAIAEIMREIWLALLEADVNNEVVKDFIKAVETKARGEYILDGLNASQMMVKIVHEELVNIFGKTVKELSFTSKPTIVMMVGLQGSGKTTTTGKIAKLVEKKYYKKPLLVACDIYRPAAIKQLKTIGKNLNIEVFERGTQNPVTTSQQAIIYAKDNKNDVILIDTAGRLHIDSELMHELKEIKNNITPDEILLVVDGMTGQDIINVATEFNQLLKLTGVVVTKLDGDARGGAALSITHLTKLPITFIGTGEGMSNLQIFYPDRMADRILGMGDVQTLVEKAKDVLDERDIKKTMNRMMMGQFDLQDLLNQMRQISKMGKIGGIMKLLPGMPKLSDEKIDDAERKLKVTEVLLSSMTVKERREPRLLKHLSRKNRILKGSGRTEKEYNELINQFEKTKKQVDEIARQIKSGRMPNIPGMGGLSGMGFN from the coding sequence ATGATTGGAGATTTTTTAGCGAATCGATTGAAAAAATCAATTGAAAAAAATATGAAAAAATCAACCTTAACGACTGATGCTATTGCTGAAATAATGCGTGAAATTTGATTAGCATTATTGGAGGCTGATGTTAATAATGAAGTAGTTAAAGATTTTATTAAAGCTGTTGAAACAAAAGCACGAGGTGAATATATTCTTGATGGATTAAATGCATCACAAATGATGGTTAAAATTGTGCATGAAGAATTAGTTAATATATTTGGAAAAACAGTTAAAGAATTATCATTTACTTCAAAACCAACAATTGTAATGATGGTTGGTTTACAAGGAAGTGGTAAAACAACCACAACGGGGAAAATTGCTAAGTTAGTTGAAAAGAAATATTACAAAAAACCATTATTAGTTGCTTGTGATATTTATCGACCAGCAGCGATTAAACAATTAAAAACAATTGGAAAAAATTTAAATATTGAAGTTTTTGAGCGCGGAACACAAAATCCAGTAACGACTTCGCAACAAGCAATTATTTATGCAAAAGATAATAAAAATGATGTTATTTTAATTGATACAGCTGGACGTTTACATATTGATTCTGAGTTAATGCACGAATTAAAAGAAATTAAAAATAATATTACCCCGGATGAAATTCTTCTTGTTGTTGATGGGATGACAGGGCAAGACATTATTAATGTTGCTACTGAATTTAATCAGTTATTAAAATTAACAGGAGTAGTTGTTACAAAACTAGATGGTGATGCTCGTGGTGGGGCTGCTTTGTCAATTACACATTTAACAAAATTACCAATTACTTTTATTGGAACTGGAGAAGGAATGAGTAATTTACAAATCTTTTATCCTGACCGAATGGCTGATCGAATTTTAGGAATGGGAGATGTTCAAACCTTAGTTGAAAAAGCAAAAGATGTATTAGATGAACGTGATATCAAAAAAACAATGAATCGAATGATGATGGGACAGTTTGATTTGCAAGATTTATTAAACCAAATGCGCCAAATTTCAAAAATGGGTAAAATAGGCGGAATTATGAAATTATTACCTGGAATGCCAAAATTAAGTGATGAAAAAATTGATGATGCTGAACGAAAATTAAAAGTAACCGAAGTATTATTATCATCAATGACAGTGAAAGAACGTCGTGAACCACGATTATTAAAACATTTATCACGAAAAAATCGGATTTTAAAAGGCTCAGGACGAACTGAAAAAGAATATAATGAGCTAATTAATCAATTTGAAAAAACAAAAAAACAAGTTGATGAAATTGCTCGTCAAATTAAATCAGGGCGTATGCCAAATATTCCTGGGATGGGTGGTCTAAGCGGAATGGGTTTTAATTAA
- the rny gene encoding ribonuclease Y: MQTHIWVIILIAVAICCYFLGYLFEKYLRFKLIKKTKLKIKQAKDKAKKIINAAKADGRVEAAQIRQEMKDELTRKREEFLATEKFLVDRERLIVEREEVLNGKEQEVFRKKEELQGKINYYQEMVERNLHQLEKVAGYSLEEAKDVLFKEISDRYQKEIGEFLRNAENTAKINAKQTAINIITTAIERYAVKVVAEKTTTSIYLEDDNMKGRIIGKDGRNIRTFEIAAGVDLIIDDTPNVVQISSFNPIRREIAKKTLEKLLLDGRIQPTRIEETIKLEQEEIEMTILEAGKEIAAELAIDNLDIELIRHLGILKYRTSYGQNVLLHSVEVAKLAAIMASELGLDPAIAMRAGLLHDIGKAVDFENEGSHVTLGVQIATKCNEHPIIINAIASHHGEVPVTNPYSVLVSAADTLSAARPGSRNNNVENYIARMNELEKICQKVHGVQSAYVLQAGRQIRIIVNPIINDDARTHKIALNIKEKIKQAKAIPGDIVITVIRELRVTETVI, from the coding sequence ATGCAAACACACATATGAGTAATTATCCTTATTGCTGTTGCAATATGTTGTTACTTTCTTGGATATTTATTTGAAAAATATTTAAGATTTAAATTAATCAAAAAAACAAAATTAAAAATTAAACAAGCAAAAGATAAAGCAAAAAAAATTATTAATGCTGCTAAAGCAGATGGACGTGTTGAAGCAGCACAAATTAGACAAGAAATGAAAGATGAATTAACTCGCAAACGTGAAGAATTTTTAGCAACCGAAAAATTTTTAGTAGATAGAGAACGTTTAATTGTTGAGAGAGAAGAAGTATTAAATGGCAAAGAGCAAGAAGTGTTTCGTAAGAAAGAAGAATTGCAAGGAAAGATTAACTATTATCAAGAAATGGTAGAACGAAATCTTCATCAACTTGAAAAAGTTGCCGGATATTCACTTGAAGAAGCAAAAGATGTTCTTTTTAAAGAAATAAGTGATCGGTATCAAAAGGAAATTGGTGAATTTTTACGAAATGCTGAAAATACTGCAAAAATTAATGCCAAACAAACAGCCATTAACATTATTACTACTGCAATTGAACGTTATGCAGTAAAAGTTGTGGCAGAAAAAACAACAACTTCAATTTATTTAGAAGATGATAATATGAAAGGACGAATTATTGGGAAAGATGGACGTAATATTCGCACATTTGAAATAGCAGCAGGGGTTGATTTAATTATTGATGATACACCTAATGTTGTACAAATTTCATCTTTTAACCCAATTCGTCGGGAAATTGCAAAAAAAACTTTAGAAAAATTATTACTTGATGGTCGAATTCAACCAACGCGAATTGAAGAAACAATAAAATTAGAACAAGAAGAAATCGAAATGACAATTCTTGAAGCAGGAAAAGAAATTGCGGCTGAATTAGCAATTGATAATTTAGATATTGAATTAATTCGTCACTTAGGAATTTTAAAATATCGAACTAGTTATGGTCAAAATGTCTTATTACATTCTGTCGAAGTAGCAAAATTAGCAGCAATAATGGCAAGTGAACTGGGGTTAGACCCTGCAATTGCAATGCGTGCTGGGTTATTACATGATATTGGAAAAGCAGTTGATTTTGAAAATGAAGGAAGTCATGTTACTTTAGGTGTTCAAATTGCAACAAAATGTAATGAACATCCAATTATTATTAATGCAATTGCTTCGCATCATGGCGAAGTACCAGTAACTAATCCTTATTCTGTTTTAGTATCAGCAGCTGATACGTTGTCAGCTGCTCGTCCAGGCAGTCGTAATAATAATGTTGAAAATTATATTGCTCGAATGAATGAGTTAGAAAAAATTTGCCAAAAAGTCCATGGTGTCCAATCAGCTTATGTTTTACAAGCAGGACGACAAATTCGAATTATTGTTAATCCAATTATTAATGATGATGCTCGTACTCATAAAATTGCGCTTAATATTAAGGAAAAAATTAAACAAGCAAAGGCAATTCCTGGTGATATTGTTATTACAGTTATCCGTGAATTACGGGTTACTGAAACTGTTATTTAA
- a CDS encoding ferritin, with protein MLTNDIEKDLEHYIHEHIKMQFFCYNLSSAADKLEFPGFSHYFQVQAQDEVLHQRRIMNFVLDRDGHYKIKNIAEEYKDIKNIIELMETYQTKRAYFAELTNKLAQHANAVGDLVTYKFYDWFIIDFYEELSEVKDIIEWIKMSNNSYYKIDRKMGKKEEPDTLIVIDPFSPHA; from the coding sequence ATGTTAACAAACGATATTGAAAAAGATTTAGAACATTATATTCATGAACACATCAAAATGCAATTTTTTTGCTATAATTTAAGTTCAGCCGCTGATAAGTTAGAGTTTCCTGGTTTTAGCCATTATTTCCAAGTTCAAGCACAAGATGAAGTTTTACATCAACGTCGAATTATGAATTTTGTTTTAGACCGCGATGGACATTATAAAATTAAAAATATTGCTGAAGAATATAAAGATATTAAAAATATTATTGAATTAATGGAAACCTATCAAACAAAGCGAGCATATTTTGCTGAATTAACAAATAAATTAGCACAGCATGCGAATGCAGTTGGTGATTTAGTTACTTATAAATTTTATGATTGATTTATTATTGACTTTTATGAAGAATTATCTGAAGTAAAAGATATTATTGAATGAATTAAAATGTCAAATAATAGTTATTATAAAATTGATCGAAAAATGGGAAAAAAAGAAGAACCAGATACTTTAATAGTTATTGACCCTTTTAGTCCCCATGCATAA